The DNA segment TGGTGGACACGATGGCAACTTTCGGAGCCGACAGTTTCCAGGGTAAACTGGCCGCAGTGCTTCAGGGAAGCTCAGATACGACGTTTTATGTGATTGCCGTATATTTCGGGGCCGTTGCTGTGAAAAACACGAGATACACGGTCATTGCAATGCTTTTGGCCGATCTGGTGGGAATTATCACTTCTATTGCACTGGCATATTTATTTTTTGCTTAAAAAACTCAAGGTTCAATGTTTAAGTTTTAAACATTGAAGTATCATATGATAACCTTAAACACTAAACTTTAAACCACAACTATGATTACAGATAAAGAATTTACATTAAGATTAATACGTCAGCTGAGCCAGGCATTGGAAAAACTCATTCTGGATAAACCGGAAGAAAGTTTAATGCAGAAAGATCTGGATTTCGATTCGTTAATGAGAGATATTTTTAAGATGAACTTCTCTGAAGTATCTTCAAAAACGAAAGAAGAGCTGATCGAAATGATCAACGAAAGACAAGAAAGAGATCACAAAGATTATTATGAAATGCTGGGTAATCTCTTTTATTTTAAAGGAAAAACAGAAATCAATAATGACTTTCTGGATAAAGCCAGAACGTTCTACGAACGCTATCTTCAAACCAGCGGAATTTTTGCGCTTCCGGTGATCAACAGAATTTCAGAAATAAAAAAAGCACTTGACTAAAGTGCTTTTGTATGTTAAAAAGTGATTTTATAAGTTCCGGTGGAAGAAACACTGGCTCTCTCAGCTTTTACATATTTCTTTACCCAAGAAATAGCATTTGAGGTGATGCATGGATCGGATGTTCCACCTGATCTTCTTGCAGACACTACATTTCCTGCTTTATCAACCGTATAAGATATGGTGATTGTTCCGCTTGCAGTACAGCTGTTCGCAGGTTGCGCTCCCCCTCTTCCCATTGTTCCCGGTATGAAGCCCACCAGCTTTCTGTCGATTCCCACTCTGCTGTCGCCGTTTCCGTCTCCACCCAAAGGATCTCCTGCATTTCCGATGCCGTCTCCATCTCCCTGGCTTCCGGCTTTAGTTCCTCTTCCTCTGATGAGATTTCCGATGGCTGCAGTTCCTTTTCCGTCACCGTTTCCTGTTTTTGAATTGGAAGTTACCGCTCCTGATTTTTTAGTGTTTTTAGCAGCACTTGTGCTTGCAGCAGATTTTTTAGTTTCCGCTTTGGATTCTTCTTTTTTAGGTACCGTTATTTTTGAATTATTTCCGGTAATAATTTTTTCTTTTGCTTCAGATTTTTGGGTTTCAGGCTGAGGCTCAGGTTTTAAAACGGTTTTGGTTTCCGGAACAGCGGCTTCTGCAGGATCAGTAACATTTTCCGTTGCTGCAGCCAAGCTTCCCGGCTGATCGGCAGGTTCTTCTGCACCGTTTCCGTTTCTGTTGTCTCCAAAGTTTACCAGCATGGTGGTTACAATTTCAGGCTGCTCATCCAGCTCTGGTTTCAGCTTATATAAAAAAACAAACAGCAGGATGGCAGACCAGATCAGGATAGAAAGCAATGCACTTTTTACCCGGTCTCTATTTTGTTCATTTTTATCTATAATATGGCTCCTCATTTTAAAAAGATCATTTCCGAAAGTTTCGGAATTGTTATTTATCTTTAACTGTCGCAATGGCAATATTGAATTTGTATTTCTCAGCAATTTCCATTACAAAAACAACATCTTTGTGCATAGTATTTTCATCAGCCCTGATCGTAAAAGATTTATTGGTCTGATTAGTCAGCTTATTCACGATCGTCTGTTCAAGCTGTGCTTTTTCTACAGGACTGTCGTCTACAAAATAAGATCCGTCCGGCTTGATGCTTACGGTTAAAGGATTTGGTATATTATCTTCAACAGCTCCCGTTTTAGGTAACTTTACATCGATGGCACTTTGATTGGCCGCGGATGATGTTACCATAAAGAAGATCAGCATCAGCAGGATAACATCGGTCATCGCTGCGAGACTGAACTCAGGATTTGCTTTATTTCTTCTCTGAATTTTCATCTGTTTATTTTTACTAATTTTTAAAGATCAGACGGAACCTTACGGTTTCATATGAAGATTTATAAAGGTTTGTTGATAAGATCTAAAAATTCTCCGGACATGTTCTGTGCTTTCAATACAAACTTATCAATTCTTGTTAATAATAAATTGTAGAAAAAGTTCGCCGGAATTGCTACTGCAAGTCCCACCGCTGTTTGTCCCAACGCCGTGTAAATACCTTCTGACAAAGTTTTAGGTGAAAAAGATCCGCTAGCGTGAGAAAGGTTAAAGAAAGCGATAATCATCCCGATTACCGTTCCCAAAAGTCCCAGCATCGGAGCAATACTTGGTACTACCGCCAAAAGATTAAGGTTTTTTTCCATATTGGCAACCTCAACCTGTGCCTGGGATTCCATTGCACTTACGATATCGGAAACCGGTCTTCCCAATCTTGAAATTCCTTTTTCCAGAATACGGCCTTCAGGAGAGTTTTGTCTTTTACAATAATCCAGTGCAGATTCCATTTTTCCTTCTTTGATAAAGTCTTCAATATTATCCATGAAGTTGGCATCCGTTTTAGAGGTAAGCCTTTTAATAAAGAAAAAACGTTCAAAGAACAGATATACGGAAAATACACCGAGCAGGAGTACGGTCACCATTACTATTTTGGCGAAGGCACCTCCGTGAAACATGATTTTCCAAAATGAAAATTCTAAATCTTCCGCCGCTACCGTAGGTGTAGCAACCTGTGCAAACAAAATCTGAGTAAGTTCCGTTATCAGCATTAATCTGTATTTTTATAAGAGTTGTAACGACAAATGTACTGGAATATTATGAAATGGTATCTTAAAAAATGCTTAAAACACATTAAAATTTGTTATTTTCAGCAATAGCAAGTTTCTTTTCAAAAAAATCTGAAAAGAAAACTGTATAAAATTTCGGAGAAGAAGAGAACGTTAAATGTTAATCTTCGTCTACTTCAATATCATCCTGGCTAAATTCGCATTTCAGCCTGAAAGGAATCGGAGCATTGGAACCTGTGTAAAAATCATCAATGGTTCCTTTCCACACAACCTGAAGCTCGCCTTTTTCATTTTTATCAAACAGCAGCTCATTATCGTAGATAAAAGCATCCTCGTCATCGAAAAGATCTACTTCTGTAAAAGTGTCTTCATCAGAATCATTAATCATAATTGTTTTCCCTTCTATTTCCGCAGATTCAATAGGGAAATCAAAAACCTCAAGTGAAAGTTGAGGAAAGTTGTACTGCAGAGAATCATCCTCCACATGATCCAGACCGTCATCCGTGATGATCTCAACCTCTAAAAAATGCTGCTGGTTGCTGTAAACCGCTTTACAATAAGTGTTTCTGATATTGTACTTTAGCGTTTCGTCCGGATGGTAAATTTTTAAAATCCCTTTCATTTTTTCTTAAAAAAGAGCTGTAATAATATGATTGTTAAACGTTTTCAACAAAGATAAAAAATAGATTGAACGTGAAAAATTTTTTGAAAATTATTTTTTAAAATCATTATTTATGAAAAGTGTTGAATAATGTCATGAATGCATTATGCAAACACTAATCTTAATCATCCGGATAATTATGCTTCACCAATTAAAGTCTGTTTTAAACGAGCTCTCCCATTCATGTAGAAAATCTTTTACTGCTTTTCTACTTTAAATATTTACATTTGTTTTTTATAAAGAATTTCCGAAGAATGAAACATATCATATCGAAAAGCATTGTAGGTTTGAGCCTGGTGCTGAGCCTCACTTCCTGCAAAAAATCTGATTCCCCTTTAACCAAAGTCACGCCCTCTAATATCGATTCTATTGCTTCCAATTATTATGAGCAGTACCTGAAACTTTATCCGCTTGACGCCACTTCGCAGGGTGACTTACGATATAACGACCAGCTTCCGATCACCATTGATAAAGATTTTATTTCCGGGGAAGTGGCTTTTTATCGCTCCGTACAGAAACAGCTCGAAAACGTAGACTACAAAAACCTTTCCGATGAAGATAAAGTGGTTTATGATGTATTGAACTTCACACTGAAAGATAAAATCCAGGCGTACGATTATCATCCGGAATATATTCCTTTTACCCAGTTTGGCGGACTGCCGCTTAACTTTCCGCTTTATGGGAGCGGAGAAGGAAGCCAGCCTTTTAAAACAGAAAAAGACTACAGCGACTGGCTCAAAAGAATGGAAAAGTTTCCGGACTGGATGAACGCTGCAACGGATAATTTCCGGGAAGGGATCAGCAATAAGATGGTTTTACCTAAGAAACTGGTAATCAAAATGATTCCGCAGATGAGAGCCGAAGAAATCATAACTGCGGATTGGGAAAAGAATATTTTCTATGGGCCGGTAAGAAATTTCCCAAAAGATTTTACCAAAGAACAGAAAGATAAATTTTCAAAATTGTATAAAGATGCCATTACACAAAAGATCATTCCGGCTTATACAAAAATGGGAGACTTCTTAGAAAAAGAATATTTACCAAAAGCAAGAGATACAGACGGTTATAACAGTCTTCCTAACGGAAAAGAAATTTATCAGTATTACGCAAAAAGCTGGACTACAACAGATAAAACCCCTGAAGAAATCAATAAAACAGGACTTCAGCAGGTGGCCATGCTTCGTGCCGAAATGGAAAAAGTAAAACAGCAGGTGGGCTTTAGCGGAACGCTTGAGGAGTTCATCAGCTATGTAAAAACAGACCCAAAAGCGATGCCTTACAAAACATCAAAAGAAGTGCTGGATGCTTTTAATGGAATTTTAACGAAAATCACGCCTAAACTGAAAACGATGTTTTCCGTAACTCCAAAGACGAAGTTTGAGATCAGGCAGACGGAAAAATTCAGGGAAGCCAGTGCGAGTGCGGAATATATCCAGGGAACTCCGGATGGAAAAAGACCGGGGATTTTCTATGTCCCGCTTCCGGATCCGTCCAAATTCAATGTGACTTCAGGAATGGAATCTCTGTTTTTGCATGAGGCGATACCAGGACATCATTACCAGGTTTCTTTACAGCAGGAAAACACCAAGCTTCCGAAATTCATGAGATTCGGGTGGTTCGGTGCGTATGGTGAAGGATGGGCGCATTACTGTGAAACGTTAGGTCCGGAATTCGGATTGTATACGGATCCTTATCAGAAAATGGGCTATCTGAGTGACCAAATGCTGAGAGCTGTAAGACTTGTGGTTGATACAGGCCTCCATACCGGAAGAATGACAAGAGAAGAAGCTATCAAATATTTTCTGAGCAATATTTCTTATGATGAAGCCGGCGCAACGGCTGAAGTAGAACGATACATGGCAATGCCCGGACAGGCTTTAGGTTATAAAATTGGTTCTTTGAGGATTCGTGAGTTAAGGGAAAAATATCAGAAAGAACTGGGCGGCAAATTCAGCCTGGCCAAGTTTCATGATGAAATTCTGAATCAGGGCTGTCTTCCTTTGGATGTCCTGAACCGGAAGATGGAATTGTGGGCGAAAAAGCAGAAATAATTAATTTTTATCACAAAAGAACAAATATTTATATTCTTTTATTCCTTTTGCGGTAAAATCAAGCTTAATAAAAATACAAATAAATGTTTACTGTAGAACAAATTGAACATGCGCACAGCAAAGTACAGTCGGGTGCCGATTTTCCGAATTACATCAAAGAAATAAAAGAATTCGGTGTACAGTCTTTCGAAACCTGGGTAAAAGACAGTCATACGGAATATTTTGGAGAGAACGGCTACACCACAAAATCCCGGCCTCAATATGATGAACTAGCCGTTGAAAACAAAGTTGATAAAGAATTATTTATCAACCAATTAAAAAGTCATCAGCATGGTGAAACAGATTATATGAAATTCTGCGAAGACTGTGCCCGGACAGGAATTGAGAAGTGGATTGTGGATCTTAATCAATTTTCCTGCATCTATTATGATAAAGCAGGTAATACAATTCTTACGGAAGAAATTCCTCATTAAAAAACTAAAATTGATTCCCCGGTTACTAAGTTTTTCCAAGGATATTTCAGAACAAAAATCAAATAAAATGATACAAAGTTTACAATCCCTTTTCACAAGAGATTTAAATAAATTAAAAACAGAAATCGAATCTTATCAAAACGAAGAAAACATCTGGAAAACCGATAATAATATTTCTAATTCAGCCGGGAACCTTTGTCTCCATCTGGTAGGAAACCTTAATCACTATATTGGAGCCACACTTGGAAATTCCGGCTATATAAGAAACAGGGACCTTGAATTTTCATTAAAAAATATACCAAGGACAGAATTGATTCAGCAGATTGAAAGAACTATTGAAACTGTAGACCTTACGCTTGGAAATTTATCTGCGGAAGAACTTCAGAAAGCATATCCTTCCGAACCTTTGGGCTATGCCATGACAACAGAGTATTTCCTGATTCACCTGTTCGGGCATTTAAGCTATCATCTTGGGCAGATAAATTATCATCGAAGATTGCTTGATGTGAAGTAATTTAATCTTTTAAACTACCCGGCTAAATTTTTCGTGAAAATTTAGCCACCATTACCTCATTATTGCATGCCATTATTTTTCGAATAGCATTTTCGTAATAAAATCTTTCTCTCCTTTTCCTCTTGCCGGAGAATATTCTCTTCCATAGAAAATAATCTGGAGATGAAGTTTATTCCACACGCTTTCCGGCCATATGGCTTTTGCATCTTTTTCTGTTTCTACAACGTTTTTTCCGGAGGTCAGTTTCCATTGCGTCATTAAACGATGAATATGGGTATCTACCGGAAAAGCAGGAAATCCGAAACCCTGGCTCATCACTACTGAAGCCGTTTTGTGGCCTACTCCCGGAAGTGCTTCGAGTTCTTCATAAGTTTGCGGTACTACTCCATGATGTCTTTCCAAAAGCAGTTCTGCCATTCTTTTAAGGTTCTTTGCCTTCGTATTGGATAACCCGATTTCTTTGATCAGTTCCTTAATTTCTTCCACCTCCAGCTTTGCCATTTTTTGGGGAGTTCCTGCAATCCTGAACAGTTCCGGAGTAACCTGGTTTACTTTTTTATCGGTAGTCTGTGCCGAAAGTGCCACCGCAACCATCAACGTGTAAGGGTCGGTATGATCCAACGGAATCGGTACTTGAGGATACAATTTTTCCAATTCTCTCTGAACAAGCTCCGCTCTTTGCTTTTTTGTCATGTAACCATTAAATTTGAACAAAAATAAACATTATGCTTAAAGTCGGCGAAAAATTACCTCAATTTGAAGGAATAAATCAGGATGGAGAAACCGTACGTTCTGAACAATTAATCGGAAAGAAACTGGTTATTTTCTTTTATCCCCAGGCCAATACGCCAACCTGCACGGTAGAAGCCTGTAACCTGAGTGATAATTACTCAAAACTGGAAAAGGCTGGTTTTCAACTGTTGGGAATCAGCGGAGACTCGGTAAAAAAACAGAAAAACTTTCACAGCAAGTTTGCTTTTCCTTATGATCTCATCGCTGATGAGAGCCACGAAATTCTTGAAAAATTCGGAGTTTGGCAGGAAAAAACAACTTTCGGGAAAACGTATATGGGAATTGTGAGAACGACCTTTATTTTTGATGAAAAAGGAATCTGTGAAAGAGTTATTGAAAAAGTAACATCAAAGACTGCTGCGGAGCAGATTCTGGAAGGATAATTTTACAGCATATTTGTCATGCTGAAAGCATCTCAATGCAAACTTTTCAAGATTTTGTATAGATCCTTTCAGGATGACAAACTTAATGATTTTATATTTTAAGATTTCCTTCATTATCAATCATGTAAAGAACAGTAAATTACTCTGTTTCATAATACATCAACTCCTCCGGATCTCCCGGAATGGTAACAAATTTCTGAAATTTCAATCCCAGCTTTTCAATTAATTTTTGGGAAGAAGCATTATCTTTTGTAGTAATTGCTGAAAGTTTTTTTAAGCCAAAATCATTCATCCCAACTGATTTTATTTTTAAAGCCGCTTCGTAAGCATATCCTTTTCCTTCAAATTCTTCGAGGAGGGAGAAACCGATATCCATAACATCCAGCCCGTCTCTTTCAAATATTCCCACGCCTCCGATTTTTTGATTTCCTTCTTTGGTTAAAATTAAATAATTTCCAAAACCCAGTTTTTCAAACTGAGGAAGGAATCTCCGTTCAATATAATTTTCCGCATCAGCAACCGTCCTGATATAGCGGTCACCGATATACTGGATAAACTTGGGACTGTTATAAAGTGTAAGGATAAATTCGGCATCTTCCGCAGCCATAGGACGCAGGATCAGCCGTTCGGTTTCGTAAAACTTATCTCCGTTTTGTAGATTTGTTTGATTTTTTAGGCTCATCTTTCGGCTCTTCTTTTTTTTCAATTTTCAGCAATCTGGGATTATTGGTGCATTTTTTATTATACAGCTCAATATAAGATCCGTTGTCTTTTACGTTTAAAATCCCAACTCCGGATTTTGGAATCGTTAAGGTAAAATACTTTTTCTGATAAGGACATTCCTTTGATGTCAGTTTTCCTAAATCCAGATAATAGTTGGCTGAATCCTGGTAATAATTGGCCGCCAGATCTCTGAATTCTTCATCAATAATATATCCTTCCGTTGCGGCAAAAACTGCTGCATCCTGAATATTATCCACCTTACCGACAAATTTTCTGAGTGCTGTAAGATCGGTAATATATTCCGGAATATCCTTCGATAAAACCACGATATAGTAAAATGCGTCTTCATCAGCAATTCCTATATTGAATCCTGAAGATTGAGATTCAAAATCTTTTTTTA comes from the Chryseobacterium nepalense genome and includes:
- a CDS encoding ferric siderophore ABC transporter substrate-binding protein; its protein translation is MRSHIIDKNEQNRDRVKSALLSILIWSAILLFVFLYKLKPELDEQPEIVTTMLVNFGDNRNGNGAEEPADQPGSLAAATENVTDPAEAAVPETKTVLKPEPQPETQKSEAKEKIITGNNSKITVPKKEESKAETKKSAASTSAAKNTKKSGAVTSNSKTGNGDGKGTAAIGNLIRGRGTKAGSQGDGDGIGNAGDPLGGDGNGDSRVGIDRKLVGFIPGTMGRGGAQPANSCTASGTITISYTVDKAGNVVSARRSGGTSDPCITSNAISWVKKYVKAERASVSSTGTYKITF
- the bcp gene encoding thioredoxin-dependent thiol peroxidase, with protein sequence MLKVGEKLPQFEGINQDGETVRSEQLIGKKLVIFFYPQANTPTCTVEACNLSDNYSKLEKAGFQLLGISGDSVKKQKNFHSKFAFPYDLIADESHEILEKFGVWQEKTTFGKTYMGIVRTTFIFDEKGICERVIEKVTSKTAAEQILEG
- a CDS encoding GNAT family N-acetyltransferase, whose translation is MSLKNQTNLQNGDKFYETERLILRPMAAEDAEFILTLYNSPKFIQYIGDRYIRTVADAENYIERRFLPQFEKLGFGNYLILTKEGNQKIGGVGIFERDGLDVMDIGFSLLEEFEGKGYAYEAALKIKSVGMNDFGLKKLSAITTKDNASSQKLIEKLGLKFQKFVTIPGDPEELMYYETE
- a CDS encoding DUF885 domain-containing protein; the encoded protein is MKHIISKSIVGLSLVLSLTSCKKSDSPLTKVTPSNIDSIASNYYEQYLKLYPLDATSQGDLRYNDQLPITIDKDFISGEVAFYRSVQKQLENVDYKNLSDEDKVVYDVLNFTLKDKIQAYDYHPEYIPFTQFGGLPLNFPLYGSGEGSQPFKTEKDYSDWLKRMEKFPDWMNAATDNFREGISNKMVLPKKLVIKMIPQMRAEEIITADWEKNIFYGPVRNFPKDFTKEQKDKFSKLYKDAITQKIIPAYTKMGDFLEKEYLPKARDTDGYNSLPNGKEIYQYYAKSWTTTDKTPEEINKTGLQQVAMLRAEMEKVKQQVGFSGTLEEFISYVKTDPKAMPYKTSKEVLDAFNGILTKITPKLKTMFSVTPKTKFEIRQTEKFREASASAEYIQGTPDGKRPGIFYVPLPDPSKFNVTSGMESLFLHEAIPGHHYQVSLQQENTKLPKFMRFGWFGAYGEGWAHYCETLGPEFGLYTDPYQKMGYLSDQMLRAVRLVVDTGLHTGRMTREEAIKYFLSNISYDEAGATAEVERYMAMPGQALGYKIGSLRIRELREKYQKELGGKFSLAKFHDEILNQGCLPLDVLNRKMELWAKKQK
- a CDS encoding ExbD/TolR family protein, with amino-acid sequence MKIQRRNKANPEFSLAAMTDVILLMLIFFMVTSSAANQSAIDVKLPKTGAVEDNIPNPLTVSIKPDGSYFVDDSPVEKAQLEQTIVNKLTNQTNKSFTIRADENTMHKDVVFVMEIAEKYKFNIAIATVKDK
- a CDS encoding DinB family protein encodes the protein MIQSLQSLFTRDLNKLKTEIESYQNEENIWKTDNNISNSAGNLCLHLVGNLNHYIGATLGNSGYIRNRDLEFSLKNIPRTELIQQIERTIETVDLTLGNLSAEELQKAYPSEPLGYAMTTEYFLIHLFGHLSYHLGQINYHRRLLDVK
- a CDS encoding MotA/TolQ/ExbB proton channel family protein: MLITELTQILFAQVATPTVAAEDLEFSFWKIMFHGGAFAKIVMVTVLLLGVFSVYLFFERFFFIKRLTSKTDANFMDNIEDFIKEGKMESALDYCKRQNSPEGRILEKGISRLGRPVSDIVSAMESQAQVEVANMEKNLNLLAVVPSIAPMLGLLGTVIGMIIAFFNLSHASGSFSPKTLSEGIYTALGQTAVGLAVAIPANFFYNLLLTRIDKFVLKAQNMSGEFLDLINKPL
- a CDS encoding DUF1398 domain-containing protein, producing MFTVEQIEHAHSKVQSGADFPNYIKEIKEFGVQSFETWVKDSHTEYFGENGYTTKSRPQYDELAVENKVDKELFINQLKSHQHGETDYMKFCEDCARTGIEKWIVDLNQFSCIYYDKAGNTILTEEIPH
- a CDS encoding endonuclease III domain-containing protein, with translation MTKKQRAELVQRELEKLYPQVPIPLDHTDPYTLMVAVALSAQTTDKKVNQVTPELFRIAGTPQKMAKLEVEEIKELIKEIGLSNTKAKNLKRMAELLLERHHGVVPQTYEELEALPGVGHKTASVVMSQGFGFPAFPVDTHIHRLMTQWKLTSGKNVVETEKDAKAIWPESVWNKLHLQIIFYGREYSPARGKGEKDFITKMLFEK